The following are encoded together in the Peromyscus leucopus breed LL Stock chromosome 1, UCI_PerLeu_2.1, whole genome shotgun sequence genome:
- the LOC114703472 gene encoding olfactory receptor 5B3-like — MENKTEVTWFILLGLTNNPHLQLPLFFTFLLIYTITLVGNLGMFLLILLDSRLHTPMYIFLCHLSLVDFCYSSTVTPKVIAGFLTGDKIMSYNACATQMFFFATFANVEIYLLVSMAYDRYVAVCKPLHYATTMTTSLCTCLIIGSYIIGFLNASIYTVNALSLSFCEFNVIHHFFCDIPAVMIVSCSDRHVNELILIYVASFNIFFALILILKSYMFIFMNILKMHSVAGYRKALSTCASHFTAVSIFYGTVIFMYLQPSSSHSMDTDKIASVFYTMATPMLNPLVYSIRNKEVKNAFTKIVLRSK, encoded by the coding sequence ATGGAGAACAAGACAGAAGTGACGTGGTTCATCTTGTTGGGACTGACCAATAACCCACACCTGCAGCTTCCCCTCTTCTTTACTTTCCTCCTCATCTACACCATCACCTTGGTGGGGAATCTGGGGATGTTTCTGTTGATTCTCTTGGACTCTCGGCTTCACACCCCCATGTACATTTTCCTCTGTCACTTGTCCTTAGTGGACTTTTGTTACTCGTCAACAGTCACTCCAAAAGTCATAGCTGGATTCCTTACAGGAGACAAGATTATGTCCTACAATGCTTGTGCCACTCAGATGTTCTTTTTTGCAACCTTTGCCAATGTGGAGATCTACCTTTTGGTCtcaatggcctatgatcgctatgtaGCAGTGTGTAAGCCCCTACACTATGCCACCACCATGACAACAAGTTTGTGTACATGTCTAATCATTGGCTCTTATATCATTGGTTTCCTGAATGCTTCCATCTATACTGTAAATGCATTAAGTCTCTCCTTCTGTGAGTTTAATGTGATCCATCATTTTTTCTGTGACATTCCAGCAGTCATGATTGTATCTTGCTCTGATAGACATGTCAATGAACTCATTCTTATTTATGTAGCCAGCTTCAATATCTTTTTTGCTCTTATACTTATCTTAAAATCCTACATGTTCATTTTCATGAATATACTAAAGATGCATTCAGTGGCAGGATATCGCAAAGCTCTGTCCACTTGTGCCTCCCACTTCACAGCTGTCTCCATTTTCTATGGGACAGTCATATTCATGTACTTGCAGCCCAGTTCCAGTCACTCCATGGACACTGACAAAATCGCATCTGTCTTCTACACCATGGCTACCCCCATGTTGAACCCTCTGGTCTACAGCATAAGGAATAAGGAGGTGAAGAATGCATTCACAAAGATTGTATTGAGGTCAAAATAG
- the LOC114703471 gene encoding olfactory receptor 5B3-like has product MENRTEMTWFILLGLTNNPHLQLPLFFTFLLIYTITLVGNLGMFLLILLDSRLHNPMYIFLCHLSLVDFCYSSTVTPKVIAGFLTGDKIMSYNACATQMFFFATFANVENYLLVSMAYDRYVAVCKPLHYATTMTTSVCAFLVIGCYICGFLNASIYTVNALSLSFCEFNVVHHFFCDIPAVMIVSCSDRHVNELILIYVASFNIFFALILILISYMFIFMNILKMHSVAGYRKALSTCASHFTAVSIFYGTVIFMYLQPSSSHSMDTDKIASVFYTMAIPMLNPMVYSLRNKEVKNAFTKIVLRSK; this is encoded by the coding sequence ATGGAGAACAGGACAGAAATGACGTGGTTTATCCTGTTGGGACTGACCAATAACCCACACCTGCAGCTTCCCCTCTTCTTTACCTTCCTCCTCATCTACACCATCACCCTTGTGGGGAATCTGGGGATGTTTCTTTTGATTCTCTTGGACTCTCGGCTTCACAACCCCATGTACATTTTCCTCTGTCACTTGTCCTTAGTGGACTTTTGTTACTCGTCAACAGTCACTCCAAAAGTCATAGCTGGATTCCTTACAGGAGACAAGATTATGTCCTACAATGCTTGTGCCACTCAGATGTTCTTTTTTGCAACCTTTGCCAATGTGGAGAACTACCTTTTGGTCtcaatggcctatgatcgctatgtaGCAGTGTGTAAGCCCCTACACTATGCCACCACCATGACaacaagtgtgtgtgcatttctagTCATTGGCTGTTATATATGTGGATTCCTGAATGCTTCCATCTATACTGTAAATGCGTTAAGTCTTTCCTTCTGTGAGTTTAATGTGGTCCATCATTTTTTCTGTGACATTCCAGCAGTCATGATTGTATCTTGCTCTGATAGACATGTCAATGAACTCATTCTTATTTATGTAGCCAGCTTCAATATCTTTTTTGCTCTTATACTTATCTTAATATCCTACATGTTCATTTTCATGAATATACTAAAGATGCATTCAGTGGCAGGATATCGCAAAGCTCTGTCCACCTGTGCCTCCCACTTCACAGCTGTCTCCATTTTCTATGGGACTGTCATATTCATGTACTTGCAGCCCAGTTCCAGTCACTCCATGGACACTGACAAAATCGCATCTGTCTTCTACACCATGGCCATCCCCATGTTGAACCCTATGGTCTATAGCCTAAGGAATAAGGAGGTGAAGAATGCATTCACAAAGATTGTATTGAGGTCAAAATAA
- the LOC114703445 gene encoding olfactory receptor 5B3-like, whose protein sequence is MENRTEVSHFVLLGLTNDPDLQLPLFITFLLIYTITLMGNLGMILLIFLDSRLHTPMYFFLGNLSLVDFCYSSAVTPTVMAGLLIGNKVMSYNDCATQMFCFTAFASVENYLLASMAYDRYAAVCKPLHYATTMTTSVCAWLVIGCYVLGFLNASIYTGDAFSLSFCESNVVHHFFCDIPALMVLSCSDRHINELLLVYVVSFNIFFSIIVIWISYIFIFITILRMRTAAGHRKAVSTCASHFTAVSIFYGTVIFMYLQPSSSHSMDTDKIASVFYTMVIPMLNPVVYSLRNKEVKGALLKIKSTFTFWRESNL, encoded by the coding sequence ATGGAGAACAGGACTGAAGTGTCACACTTCGTCTTGCTGGGACTCACCAATGACCCAGATCTGCAGCTTCCTCTCTTCATCACCTTCCTCCTCATCTACACCATCACCCTGATGGGGAACCTGGGGATGATCCTGCTGATTTTCCTGGACTCTCGGCttcacactcccatgtactttttcctaGGTAACCTATCTCTGGTGGATTTTTGTTATTCTTCTGCTGTTACTCCAACAGTGATGGCTGGACTTCTTATAGGAAACAAGGTCATGTCCTACAATGACTGTGCCACACAGATGTTCTGTTTCACTGCCTTTGCCAGTGTGGAAAACTACCTGTTAGCCTCAATGGCATATGATCGCTATGCAGCAGTGTGTAAGCCTCTACACTATGCCACCACCATGactacaagtgtgtgtgcatggctggTCATAGGCTGCTATGTCCTAGGATTCCTAAATGCTTCCATCTACACTGGAGATGCATTCAGTCTCTCCTTCTGTGAGTCCAATGTGGTCCatcattttttttgtgatattCCTGCACTCATGGTTCTTTCTTGCTCTGATAGGCATATTAATGAGCTGCTTCTTGTTTATGTAGTGAGctttaatatctttttttctataataGTCATATGGATATCttacatattcatttttattaccatCCTACGAATGCGCACGGCTGCAGGACATCGCAAGGCTGTATCCACCTGCGCCTCCCATTTCACTGCAGTCTCTATTTTCTATGGGACTGTCATCTTCATGTATTTACAGCCCAGCTCCAGTCACTCCATGGACACAGACAAAATTGCATCTGTGTTCTACACAATGGTTATTCCCATGCTGAACCCTGTGGTCTACAGTCTGAGGAACAAGGAGGTCAAGGGTGCATTACTAAAGATAAAGAGTACATTCACTTTCTGGAGAGAAAGCAATCTTTAG